A region from the Parcubacteria group bacterium genome encodes:
- a CDS encoding ElyC/SanA/YdcF family protein, producing MKIICILFHVGKKKSEITQDSRWRLLAGAELAKKNEKALVLFVGGGGLEIFGAELLKEFWVKNFPEIKNEYFVLNSSNNTFDNLKEVQSFLVKKSISFPEVNIISSLYHQERLQKIASKLNSKATILSAEEILISKNKQIDEVKKYLNSAEYRKKIFLEWILRACLFLDSKQRMIRAWRWFSYNR from the coding sequence ATGAAAATCATTTGCATCTTATTCCACGTCGGAAAAAAGAAAAGCGAAATAACCCAAGATTCGCGGTGGCGTCTTTTGGCTGGGGCTGAATTAGCCAAGAAAAATGAAAAGGCACTGGTTCTATTTGTGGGAGGCGGAGGATTGGAAATTTTCGGAGCAGAACTCTTGAAAGAGTTTTGGGTTAAAAATTTTCCAGAAATTAAAAATGAATATTTTGTGCTAAATTCGTCCAACAATACTTTTGATAATCTCAAGGAAGTGCAAAGTTTTCTTGTAAAGAAAAGCATTTCTTTTCCCGAAGTTAATATTATCAGCAGTCTGTATCACCAAGAGCGATTGCAAAAAATTGCTAGCAAGTTAAATTCAAAAGCGACAATCTTGTCAGCTGAAGAGATTTTAATTTCAAAAAATAAGCAAATCGATGAGGTGAAAAAATATTTGAATTCAGCGGAGTACAGAAAAAAGATTTTTCTGGAATGGATTTTGAGAGCTTGTTTGTTTCTGGATTCAAAACAAAGAATGATCCGCGCCTGGCGTTGGTTTAGCTATAACCGATAG
- the gyrB gene encoding DNA topoisomerase (ATP-hydrolyzing) subunit B yields MAEDNKKAKSNGPARNASHSDAGGEYNAKSIQVLEGLEPVRKRPGMYIGGTSVDGLHHLIWEVVNNSIDEAMAGRCDSIIVKLLPDNIIEIEDNGAGIPVEKHPQTKKSALETVLTVLHAGGKFGGNGYKISGGLHGVGVSVVNALSAYLRAEVKRDGKIYAMEFERGKPKSKDPIVVGKAKETGTKIIFQADPQIFPEINYSWERILGYLRQQSYLTQGISVKIYDTREAGKERAYGFLFDGGLVSYIKFLNRGKAIKNEMPFYARKEQEDTLVEVAVQYTDSYKEHVFSFANNISTPEGGMHEAGFRSALTRVINTYAKKTGLLKEKDDNFTAEDFQEGLTAVISVKLRNPQFEGQTKAKLGNGEIRGIVSSATAEALAEYLEAHPNNAKAIISKISLTSKARLAARAAKDAVIRKGALEGMTLPGKLADCSSRDASQSEIYIVEGDSAGGSAKQGRNRRFQAILPLRGKLVNVEKATLDKVVKSDTLKPIIIALGAGIGDSLDINKLRYHKVIIMADADVDGSHIRTLLLTFFYRYFEPLIRNGHIYIAQPPLYRLQKGKEVNYAFTDQGRDVLIESMKKKSEANKKDKADKAAEKNLEEIVPEIVIETDEDGEVKEEVSGITIQRYKGLGEMNPTQLWETTMDPTTRLMMQVNIEDAEAADKMFDILMGTEVEPRRRFIQTHAKSVKNLDV; encoded by the coding sequence ATGGCAGAAGATAATAAAAAGGCGAAAAGTAACGGGCCTGCCCGCAATGCTTCGCATAGCGATGCAGGCGGGGAATATAATGCCAAATCAATCCAAGTCTTGGAAGGCTTGGAGCCAGTCAGAAAACGTCCCGGAATGTATATCGGCGGAACATCGGTCGATGGCTTGCATCATTTGATCTGGGAAGTAGTCAATAACTCGATCGATGAAGCGATGGCGGGTCGTTGTGATAGCATAATTGTTAAGTTGCTCCCGGATAACATAATTGAAATTGAGGATAATGGTGCTGGTATCCCAGTGGAAAAACATCCGCAGACAAAAAAATCTGCCCTGGAAACCGTACTAACGGTGCTTCATGCCGGTGGAAAGTTCGGTGGCAATGGCTATAAAATCTCTGGAGGATTGCATGGCGTGGGTGTCTCGGTAGTCAATGCGCTTTCGGCATATCTCCGCGCTGAAGTCAAGCGGGATGGAAAAATTTATGCGATGGAATTTGAAAGAGGCAAGCCAAAAAGCAAGGATCCAATCGTGGTGGGAAAAGCGAAAGAGACGGGAACAAAAATCATTTTTCAAGCTGATCCGCAAATTTTTCCCGAAATCAATTATTCCTGGGAAAGAATCCTCGGCTATCTGCGCCAGCAATCCTATCTGACACAAGGCATTAGTGTGAAAATTTATGACACGCGCGAAGCGGGCAAAGAACGGGCTTATGGCTTTTTGTTTGATGGCGGATTAGTGTCTTACATCAAGTTTCTTAATCGAGGAAAGGCAATCAAAAATGAAATGCCTTTTTATGCGCGCAAAGAACAGGAAGACACATTGGTCGAAGTAGCAGTGCAATATACTGATTCCTACAAGGAGCATGTGTTTTCTTTTGCCAACAATATTTCCACACCAGAAGGGGGAATGCACGAGGCGGGTTTTCGTTCAGCTCTCACGCGCGTCATCAATACTTATGCGAAAAAAACCGGTTTGTTGAAAGAGAAAGATGACAACTTTACGGCAGAAGATTTTCAAGAAGGCCTCACTGCAGTCATCAGTGTGAAACTGCGCAATCCGCAATTTGAAGGACAGACTAAGGCAAAATTGGGAAATGGTGAAATCCGTGGCATCGTTTCTTCGGCGACAGCTGAAGCGTTAGCGGAATACTTGGAAGCGCATCCGAATAATGCTAAGGCGATTATTTCTAAAATCTCCCTAACCTCAAAAGCGCGATTGGCAGCGCGTGCAGCGAAAGACGCTGTTATCCGCAAAGGCGCCCTGGAGGGAATGACCCTGCCGGGAAAATTGGCAGATTGTTCCAGTCGTGACGCTTCGCAATCTGAGATCTATATCGTAGAGGGAGACTCGGCTGGTGGTAGCGCTAAGCAAGGACGCAATCGACGCTTTCAGGCGATTTTGCCACTGCGGGGAAAATTAGTGAATGTGGAAAAAGCGACGCTGGACAAGGTGGTAAAATCGGACACACTAAAGCCGATCATTATTGCCTTGGGTGCCGGCATTGGTGATAGTTTGGATATTAACAAATTACGCTATCACAAAGTGATTATCATGGCCGATGCCGATGTCGACGGATCGCATATCCGCACATTGCTTCTGACTTTTTTCTATCGCTATTTCGAACCGCTCATCCGCAATGGCCATATTTATATCGCGCAACCGCCACTCTACCGTTTGCAAAAGGGAAAGGAAGTGAATTATGCTTTTACTGATCAAGGCAGAGATGTGCTTATCGAATCGATGAAAAAGAAAAGCGAGGCAAATAAAAAAGACAAAGCAGACAAAGCAGCGGAGAAAAATCTAGAAGAGATTGTGCCAGAAATCGTGATTGAAACCGATGAAGACGGCGAAGTGAAAGAGGAAGTGTCCGGTATTACGATCCAGCGCTATAAAGGTTTGGGAGAGATGAACCCGACACAACTGTGGGAAACAACGATGGATCCGACGACCAGACTAATGATGCAGGTGAATATTGAAGACGCGGAAGCGGCGGACAAAATGTTTGATATCTTGATGGGTACCGAAGTGGAACCGCGCCGGCGTTTCATCCAAACCCATGCCAAGAGTGTGAAGAATTTGGATGTATAA
- a CDS encoding rubrerythrin family protein, translated as MSKTTENLQAAFAGESQANRRYLAFAKKAESEGNLGIAKLFRAAAEGETIHALRHLQTLGEVKDTAENLKAAVAGETYEIDMMYPEFLTQAQAENEKGAEASFSQALKVEMIHQALFQKALQKLEAGEDLSDVDYYICPVCGYPAILEVPDFCPVCQTPKAKFQKN; from the coding sequence ATGTCAAAAACAACAGAAAACTTGCAAGCGGCGTTTGCCGGAGAGTCGCAGGCTAATCGGCGCTATTTGGCTTTTGCTAAAAAAGCCGAGAGCGAAGGAAATCTGGGAATCGCAAAACTTTTTCGCGCGGCGGCGGAAGGAGAGACGATCCATGCACTGAGACACTTGCAAACATTAGGAGAGGTTAAGGATACGGCGGAGAACCTGAAAGCGGCGGTGGCGGGCGAAACTTATGAAATCGACATGATGTACCCGGAATTTCTGACACAGGCGCAAGCGGAAAATGAAAAAGGTGCGGAAGCTTCTTTTTCACAAGCGCTCAAGGTGGAAATGATCCATCAGGCGCTTTTTCAAAAAGCACTCCAAAAATTGGAAGCAGGGGAGGATCTTTCTGATGTGGATTATTATATTTGCCCGGTCTGTGGTTATCCGGCGATCTTGGAAGTGCCGGATTTTTGCCCAGTTTGCCAGACGCCAAAAGCTAAATTTCAAAAAAATTAG